One region of Flavobacterium pisciphilum genomic DNA includes:
- a CDS encoding hybrid sensor histidine kinase/response regulator, whose translation MESKNSYIPLKVFISYIALASLVISVGWVLYTENVIYSSIESKIAFEKTKIIKVSQLFSNVYKTESLARKTIQSNSETDFELYIKESDSLQIRIDSLKKIVTTQSQIILLDSVNYLLAEKTKNIRQLKSIKNKASDEVTVNNAIDELTKLEFSLRKLQLEDFTKNPEKLGTYQRNVLQKYVDYLNQNIPDDSTNTLSKKATDSILSTSKKLLSSVKRETEKKKESLNYQENKLLKNEILISEQLRKVLRIIEREIIINSIKYNTDKEKSLKKINQIVTGAAIVGLLLTIFFSILIASDFSKTQLYKKQLEIANFKTRNLLKSREQLISTVSHDLKTPLSTIVGYTELLDNSDINTKQSYFIKNIKNSSKYISQLVQDLLDFSQIEAGKITIEKKPFLLPEIITEVAKNIQSVYNQKDIELIILAEEKLNQRIIGDSFRLKQILSNIIGNAYKFTEKGFIKINATINDKGDFVLIKVEDSGIGIEKKNQNLIFEEFAQANENIEKKYGGTGLGLAISKKIATLLGGDLHLKSVFGKGSTFEIQLPLVFDNDSKSEQEEPILDDHIAPITSSKTAIVIDDDTNLLGLTSEVLKQHNYTVLAFNSAYDALKTIQDTPFDFIITDIQMPEIDGFQFLEKLKEIRNSQYQNQPIIALTGRDDLDLKAYTDAGFTTVVKKPYSPKILLKTILSLFDSTSKIESEDKDISISNLEKGFSLDSLKLFLANDKEALQEVLKTFIKTTKENLIALEKSILNKDTIEINAVAHRMSPMFKQINASEISEILNDLEQNKYSDANLEIAFNKLKTKINTLLLTLEKETT comes from the coding sequence ATGGAGAGTAAAAACAGCTACATTCCGCTTAAAGTTTTTATAAGTTACATCGCATTAGCTTCGCTTGTAATTAGTGTGGGTTGGGTTTTATATACAGAGAATGTAATTTATTCAAGCATAGAAAGCAAAATTGCTTTTGAAAAAACCAAAATAATAAAAGTTAGTCAACTCTTTTCTAATGTATACAAAACTGAAAGTCTAGCTCGAAAAACAATTCAGTCTAATTCCGAAACCGACTTTGAACTCTATATCAAAGAATCTGACTCCTTACAAATTCGAATTGATTCCTTAAAAAAAATAGTTACTACCCAATCTCAAATTATTTTATTGGATAGTGTTAATTATTTATTGGCAGAAAAAACCAAAAATATTCGACAATTAAAATCCATCAAAAACAAAGCTAGTGATGAAGTTACTGTAAATAATGCCATTGATGAATTAACAAAACTCGAATTTTCATTACGCAAATTACAGCTTGAAGATTTCACCAAAAATCCAGAAAAACTAGGCACCTATCAACGTAATGTACTCCAAAAATATGTTGATTATCTCAATCAGAATATTCCTGATGACAGTACAAACACATTAAGCAAAAAAGCAACTGATTCAATTTTATCTACTTCTAAAAAATTATTAAGTTCAGTAAAAAGAGAGACTGAAAAGAAAAAGGAATCCCTCAATTACCAAGAAAATAAGCTTCTTAAAAATGAAATTTTAATTTCTGAACAACTCCGAAAAGTACTGCGCATTATTGAAAGAGAAATTATAATAAACTCCATAAAATACAACACTGACAAAGAAAAATCACTAAAAAAAATAAACCAGATTGTAACTGGTGCAGCCATTGTAGGTTTACTGCTTACTATCTTCTTTTCGATTCTTATTGCGAGTGATTTCTCCAAAACACAGCTTTATAAAAAACAATTAGAAATAGCCAACTTCAAAACGAGAAACCTCTTAAAGAGCCGCGAACAACTTATTTCTACAGTAAGTCATGACTTAAAAACTCCATTGAGTACAATTGTAGGCTACACCGAACTTTTAGACAATTCTGATATAAATACAAAGCAATCGTATTTTATCAAGAACATTAAAAACTCATCCAAATATATTTCGCAATTAGTACAAGACTTACTTGATTTTTCTCAAATTGAAGCTGGAAAAATTACAATCGAGAAAAAACCTTTCTTGCTTCCTGAAATTATAACCGAAGTTGCAAAAAACATTCAATCTGTTTACAATCAAAAAGACATAGAACTCATCATTCTTGCTGAAGAAAAATTAAATCAAAGAATAATCGGGGATTCATTTCGACTGAAACAAATCCTAAGTAATATCATTGGTAATGCTTATAAATTTACTGAAAAAGGTTTTATAAAAATCAACGCTACAATTAACGACAAAGGAGATTTTGTACTTATCAAAGTAGAAGATTCTGGTATCGGAATTGAGAAAAAAAATCAAAATCTAATATTCGAAGAATTCGCTCAAGCGAATGAAAACATTGAAAAAAAATATGGCGGAACAGGTTTAGGTCTTGCCATATCAAAAAAAATAGCTACCCTCTTGGGTGGTGATTTACACTTAAAAAGTGTTTTTGGCAAAGGCAGTACTTTTGAAATTCAACTTCCACTAGTTTTTGACAACGATTCAAAATCTGAACAAGAAGAACCAATTTTAGATGACCATATTGCTCCTATAACTTCTTCTAAAACTGCAATTGTAATAGACGATGACACTAATTTATTAGGTTTAACTTCTGAGGTTTTAAAACAACACAATTACACCGTTTTGGCTTTTAATAGCGCCTATGATGCATTAAAAACAATACAAGACACTCCTTTTGATTTTATCATAACCGATATTCAAATGCCGGAAATTGATGGATTCCAATTTTTAGAAAAACTAAAAGAAATACGTAATTCTCAATATCAAAATCAACCCATAATAGCTTTAACAGGAAGAGATGATTTGGATCTGAAAGCTTATACAGATGCTGGATTTACAACTGTTGTGAAAAAGCCATATTCACCTAAAATATTACTAAAAACAATACTTTCATTATTTGATAGTACTTCTAAAATTGAGTCTGAAGATAAAGATATTAGCATTTCTAATTTAGAAAAAGGATTCTCACTTGATTCTCTAAAATTATTTCTAGCCAATGACAAAGAAGCCCTTCAAGAAGTGCTTAAGACATTTATAAAAACAACTAAAGAAAACTTAATCGCTTTAGAAAAGAGCATCCTCAATAAAGACACCATAGAGATAAATGCAGTTGCACACCGAATGTCTCCAATGTTTAAGCAAATAAATGCCTCTGAAATCAGTGAAATATTAAATGATTTAGAACAAAATAAATACTCTGATGCTAACTTAGAAATAGCTTTCAATAAATTAAAAACTAAAATTAATACACTACTTCTAACTTTGGAAAAAGAAACAACTTAG
- a CDS encoding sigma-54-dependent transcriptional regulator yields the protein MPKILLIEDDISFCKLLDKFLTKKAYTVVTAFSANEARNIIKNESFDLIITDLRLPDSDGIGLMSEFKKMYPEIPVILMTGYSDVNTAVKAIKNGASDYISKPFNPEEVLLVISNALQNSEVVPEKEQKVKSQKKSNEFEFVKGISKASKKLAEHIKLVSPTNMSVLIIGESGTGKEIIAKSIHEQSPRKGNNFIAVDCGAIPKELAASEFFGHLKGSFTGAITDKIGYFEAANGGTIFLDEIGNLSYENQIQLLRALQERKIKPVGSNKEIDVDIRIVTATNEDLREAVQKGDFREDLYHRINEFSIHSPSLIEREEDLMVFADYFLERANEQLNKNIIGFSDEVVAVFQKYRWPGNLRELQNCVKRATLLSQGDFIETNVLPLEFFQIQKQVPNDFSLSENEKEAIIHALAKAKNNKSEAAKMLKITRKTLYNKLKQYNID from the coding sequence ATGCCAAAGATTTTATTAATAGAAGATGATATTTCGTTTTGTAAATTATTAGATAAGTTTCTAACAAAAAAAGCATACACAGTTGTGACTGCTTTTTCTGCAAACGAAGCTCGAAATATAATTAAGAACGAATCTTTTGATCTTATTATTACCGATTTAAGACTTCCAGATTCAGATGGAATTGGATTAATGTCTGAATTTAAAAAAATGTACCCTGAAATTCCAGTTATCTTAATGACAGGGTATTCAGATGTAAATACAGCAGTAAAAGCAATAAAAAATGGTGCTTCAGATTATATCTCGAAACCATTTAATCCCGAAGAGGTTTTATTAGTAATCTCAAATGCACTACAAAATTCTGAGGTAGTTCCAGAGAAAGAGCAAAAAGTAAAGTCTCAAAAAAAATCAAATGAATTTGAGTTTGTAAAAGGAATTTCCAAAGCTTCAAAGAAATTAGCTGAGCATATTAAGTTGGTTAGTCCAACTAATATGTCCGTTTTAATAATTGGAGAAAGTGGTACTGGAAAAGAAATCATTGCCAAGAGTATTCACGAACAAAGCCCTAGAAAAGGAAATAATTTTATTGCAGTAGATTGTGGTGCAATACCTAAAGAATTGGCAGCAAGTGAGTTTTTCGGTCATTTAAAAGGATCTTTTACTGGAGCGATAACAGATAAAATTGGTTATTTTGAAGCTGCTAATGGAGGGACCATCTTTTTAGATGAAATTGGAAATCTTTCTTATGAAAATCAAATTCAACTTTTAAGAGCTTTACAAGAACGAAAGATAAAACCTGTTGGAAGTAATAAAGAAATCGATGTTGATATTCGTATTGTAACAGCAACCAACGAAGATTTGCGAGAGGCTGTACAAAAAGGAGATTTTCGTGAAGACTTGTATCATCGAATAAATGAGTTTTCTATTCATTCTCCTTCATTGATTGAAAGAGAAGAGGATTTAATGGTTTTTGCAGATTACTTTCTTGAAAGAGCTAATGAACAGTTAAATAAAAACATTATTGGCTTTTCGGATGAAGTAGTCGCTGTTTTTCAAAAATACAGATGGCCAGGAAATTTAAGGGAACTTCAAAACTGTGTCAAGAGAGCAACCCTATTATCACAGGGAGACTTTATAGAAACAAATGTATTGCCGTTAGAATTCTTTCAGATTCAAAAACAGGTGCCAAATGATTTTTCGTTATCTGAAAATGAAAAAGAAGCGATTATTCATGCTTTAGCAAAGGCTAAAAATAATAAATCGGAAGCAGCAAAAATGCTGAAGATTACCCGAAAAACACTATACAATAAGTTAAAACAATATAATATAGACTAA
- a CDS encoding S9 family peptidase has translation MKKVILTTLVMMSLSTMAQNVMSPELLWKLGRVTALGLSKDGKNVVYKVTTPSIAENNSQSKYYSLPVNGGNASEVSDIKTVLADKNISPDGKFLVYNEEVKIDKVLGKDFYPNLDKSDAQIYDGLDYRHWDTWNEGQFNHVFYKENKDGAVGIDLLKGENFNSPQKPFGGDEDYIWSPDSKSILYVSKKKAGTQYAISTNTDIYEYNLETGKTTNRTEGNLGYDMAPQFSPSGNLTWLQMKRDGYEADKNDIIVDFRGMKINLTANWDGTVNSFMWSKDGKKVFFVAPIDGTKQLFEVNFPGLTKIAVNVHRITNGDFDVNDIVGFVGDNIIVTRSDMNHANEIFSFNLKKNTWNQLSNVNTNTYNTLTLSKTERRYVTTTDGKKMLVWVILPPNFDASKKYPTLLYCQGGPQSALTQSYSYRWNFSLMAAKGYVVVAPNRRGMPGHGVEWNEQISKDWGGQVMNDYLSAIDDVAKESYVDKTRLGCVGASYGGYSAFFLAGIHNNRFKTFIAHDGVFNTQSMLGTTEEVFFNNWDFGGPYWEKDNAAAQKAYTTFNPINYVDKWNKPILIIQGGRDFRVPIGQSQEAFQAAQLRGIKSRLLYFPEENHWVLKPQNAQVWQGEFFKWLSETL, from the coding sequence ATGAAAAAAGTAATACTTACAACCTTAGTAATGATGAGCTTAAGCACCATGGCACAGAATGTAATGTCACCAGAACTATTATGGAAATTAGGAAGAGTTACAGCTCTTGGTCTTTCAAAAGATGGAAAAAACGTTGTCTATAAGGTTACAACGCCTTCAATTGCCGAAAACAATTCGCAATCAAAATATTATTCTTTACCTGTAAATGGTGGAAATGCAAGTGAAGTTTCGGATATAAAAACCGTTTTGGCTGATAAAAACATTTCTCCAGACGGAAAATTTTTAGTGTATAACGAAGAAGTAAAAATCGACAAAGTTTTAGGGAAGGATTTTTACCCTAATCTAGATAAATCTGATGCACAAATCTACGATGGTTTAGATTACCGTCATTGGGATACTTGGAACGAAGGCCAATTTAACCATGTTTTTTACAAAGAGAACAAAGATGGTGCTGTTGGGATTGATCTTTTAAAAGGAGAGAACTTTAATAGTCCTCAAAAACCTTTTGGTGGAGACGAAGATTACATCTGGTCTCCTGATAGTAAAAGTATTCTGTATGTAAGCAAAAAGAAAGCTGGAACACAATATGCAATTTCAACTAATACTGATATTTACGAGTACAACCTTGAAACTGGTAAAACAACAAATAGAACTGAAGGGAATTTAGGTTACGATATGGCACCACAATTTTCTCCATCAGGAAATCTAACTTGGTTGCAAATGAAACGTGATGGTTATGAAGCTGATAAAAACGACATTATTGTTGATTTTAGAGGTATGAAAATAAACCTAACTGCTAATTGGGATGGAACAGTAAATAGCTTTATGTGGAGTAAAGATGGTAAAAAAGTATTCTTTGTAGCACCTATTGATGGTACAAAACAACTTTTTGAAGTGAATTTCCCTGGATTAACAAAAATTGCAGTAAACGTTCATCGTATTACAAATGGTGATTTTGATGTGAATGATATAGTTGGTTTTGTAGGTGATAATATCATTGTTACCAGATCAGATATGAATCATGCTAACGAGATTTTTTCTTTTAACTTAAAAAAGAATACTTGGAATCAATTATCAAATGTAAATACAAATACATACAACACACTTACGTTAAGTAAAACAGAAAGACGTTATGTAACTACAACAGATGGTAAAAAAATGTTGGTTTGGGTAATCTTACCTCCAAATTTTGATGCTTCAAAAAAATACCCAACACTTTTATATTGCCAAGGTGGACCACAATCTGCTTTAACACAATCCTATTCTTACCGTTGGAATTTCTCATTAATGGCAGCTAAAGGCTATGTAGTTGTAGCGCCTAATCGTCGTGGAATGCCAGGTCACGGAGTAGAATGGAATGAGCAAATTAGTAAAGATTGGGGTGGACAGGTTATGAATGATTACCTATCTGCTATTGACGATGTAGCAAAAGAAAGCTACGTTGACAAAACTCGTTTAGGTTGCGTAGGTGCAAGTTATGGTGGTTATTCAGCTTTCTTTTTAGCAGGAATTCACAACAACCGATTTAAAACTTTTATTGCTCATGATGGTGTCTTCAACACACAAAGTATGCTAGGAACTACTGAAGAAGTTTTCTTTAACAACTGGGATTTTGGTGGTCCATACTGGGAAAAAGACAATGCAGCTGCTCAAAAAGCATACACTACATTTAACCCAATAAATTATGTGGATAAATGGAATAAACCAATCTTGATTATTCAAGGTGGAAGAGATTTCCGTGTACCAATAGGACAATCTCAAGAAGCATTTCAAGCTGCTCAATTGCGTGGAATAAAAAGTAGATTATTATATTTTCCAGAAGAAAATCACTGGGTGTTGAAACCACAAAATGCTCAAGTTTGGCAAGGTGAATTTTTTAAATGGTTAAGCGAAACACTTTAA
- the mtgA gene encoding monofunctional biosynthetic peptidoglycan transglycosylase translates to MATKKAAPKKTTTSKGKPTSKKNNRSFGSKIIRFFCKLLLWFFGVSIFFVVLFKFVPVPFTPLMVIRGIENKMAGKENYFSHDWEPIENISMNLQKAVIASEDGTFLKHNGFDFKALQKAYKSNERGRKIRGGSTISQQTAKNVFLWQGKSYFRKGLEAYFTVLIELVWGKERIMEVYLNSIEMGDGIYGAEAATQHWYRKSAKSLTPIQAAGIAAILPNPRKFKATGSSSYINRRKNKIVIIMRSVGKIDY, encoded by the coding sequence ATGGCGACTAAAAAAGCAGCACCAAAAAAAACAACAACAAGTAAAGGAAAGCCAACTTCTAAAAAGAATAATCGATCGTTTGGTAGTAAAATTATCCGCTTTTTTTGCAAATTACTTTTGTGGTTCTTTGGGGTTTCAATATTTTTTGTGGTTCTTTTTAAATTTGTGCCTGTACCTTTTACTCCTTTAATGGTAATTCGTGGCATTGAAAACAAAATGGCAGGTAAAGAAAATTATTTTAGCCATGATTGGGAACCAATTGAAAATATATCCATGAATTTGCAAAAAGCAGTTATTGCGAGTGAAGATGGAACATTTTTAAAACATAATGGTTTTGACTTTAAAGCATTACAAAAAGCATACAAAAGTAATGAGCGTGGTAGAAAAATTAGAGGAGGAAGTACCATATCTCAACAAACGGCTAAAAATGTTTTTTTATGGCAAGGAAAAAGTTATTTCCGTAAAGGACTCGAAGCCTATTTTACTGTTTTAATAGAATTGGTTTGGGGAAAAGAGCGTATTATGGAAGTATACCTCAATAGTATCGAAATGGGTGATGGTATTTATGGAGCTGAGGCTGCAACGCAACATTGGTATCGTAAGAGTGCAAAGAGTCTTACGCCTATTCAGGCAGCAGGAATTGCTGCTATTCTGCCAAATCCACGTAAATTTAAAGCAACAGGATCTTCAAGCTATATTAATAGAAGAAAAAATAAGATTGTCATAATTATGCGTAGCGTTGGTAAAATTGATTATTAA
- a CDS encoding NAD(P)/FAD-dependent oxidoreductase has translation MELSYWELKNWFTNVDFTIVGSGIVGLHAGLRLREKFPKAKILILEKGMLPQGASTKNAGFACFGSLSEIIEDLKFHSEEDVIKLIEKRWKGLQLLRKRLGDHAIDFKPYGGYELFLKDDEIGYNECSSKLPFVNEILKPFFKTDVFAKEIDSFEFKGIHEYLVFNPFEGQIDTGNMMQALLKEAIEANILILNQQTVTSYLDRGNAVEVVLGDFSFVTNKILFATNGFASKLTNGEVKPARAQVIITEPIHDLEIKGTFHLDRGYYYFRNVGDRILLGGGRNLDFETETTAEFGHTEIIQNKLEDLLKNVILPNQKIDIAHRWSGIMGVGNTKNPIVTQLSENVYCGVRLGGMGVAIGSLIGTELADLI, from the coding sequence ATGGAGTTAAGTTATTGGGAACTTAAAAATTGGTTCACAAATGTAGATTTTACTATTGTGGGTAGTGGAATTGTAGGCTTGCATGCGGGATTACGCTTACGCGAAAAGTTTCCAAAAGCTAAAATTCTGATTTTAGAAAAAGGAATGCTACCTCAAGGGGCAAGTACAAAAAATGCTGGCTTTGCTTGTTTTGGTAGCTTGTCGGAAATAATTGAAGATTTAAAGTTTCATAGTGAAGAAGATGTAATTAAGCTTATTGAAAAACGTTGGAAAGGATTGCAATTATTACGTAAACGATTGGGAGATCATGCAATTGATTTTAAACCTTATGGAGGATATGAGTTATTTTTAAAAGATGACGAAATAGGATATAATGAATGCTCTAGCAAATTGCCTTTTGTAAATGAAATACTTAAACCATTTTTTAAGACAGATGTTTTTGCCAAAGAAATAGATTCTTTTGAGTTTAAAGGTATTCATGAGTATTTAGTTTTTAATCCTTTTGAGGGGCAAATAGATACTGGTAATATGATGCAGGCACTGTTAAAAGAAGCAATTGAAGCTAATATTTTAATTTTGAATCAACAAACTGTAACTTCTTATTTAGATAGGGGAAATGCTGTTGAAGTTGTACTGGGGGATTTTAGTTTTGTTACAAATAAGATTCTTTTTGCGACTAATGGATTTGCAAGTAAGCTTACAAACGGAGAGGTAAAGCCAGCAAGAGCACAGGTTATAATTACAGAGCCTATCCATGATTTAGAAATTAAAGGTACATTTCATTTAGATAGAGGGTATTACTATTTTAGAAATGTGGGGGATAGAATCTTATTGGGAGGTGGTAGAAATCTGGATTTTGAAACAGAAACGACAGCCGAATTTGGGCATACAGAAATAATACAAAATAAATTGGAAGATTTGTTGAAAAATGTAATTTTACCAAATCAAAAAATAGATATTGCTCATAGATGGAGTGGGATAATGGGAGTAGGAAATACTAAAAATCCAATTGTAACTCAATTATCTGAAAATGTATATTGTGGCGTTCGATTAGGAGGGATGGGAGTAGCAATAGGTAGTTTAATAGGAACAGAATTAGCAGATTTAATATAA